The following proteins are encoded in a genomic region of Nocardioides renjunii:
- the kynU gene encoding kynureninase: MTTAPPRTAAALDAADPLAHFRERFAGAESELVYFDGNSLGRPVAATADRLAAFVRDEWGGRLIRGWDERWMDLPTTLGDDLARICLGAAPGQTAVGDSTTVWLYKLMRAAVDHVARTEPGRTEIVIDTDNFPTDRYVAEGIAAERGLSLRWIEVDTSTGVTADQLREAVGERTALVVLNHVAYRSAWLADAPELTRIAHDAGALVLWDLCHSAGAVPTALDAWDVDLAVGCTYKYLNGGPGSPAFGYVNARLQGELTQPIQGWMGHADPFRMGPGYTPAAGIRRFISGTPPILGMVAMQAMLELVEEAGLEAIRAKSVALTSYAVELADAMLPEVTLASPRDPAQRGGHVTLHHERMREVTARLWEQDVIPDYRDPGGLRIGLSPLSTSYDEVERGVAAVAEALR; encoded by the coding sequence GTGACCACCGCACCTCCGCGCACCGCAGCAGCGCTCGACGCCGCCGACCCGCTCGCCCACTTCCGCGAGCGCTTCGCCGGCGCCGAGTCCGAGCTCGTCTACTTCGACGGCAACTCCCTGGGACGCCCCGTCGCCGCGACGGCCGACCGGCTGGCCGCGTTCGTCCGCGACGAGTGGGGCGGGCGGCTGATCCGGGGGTGGGACGAGCGCTGGATGGACCTGCCGACCACGCTCGGCGACGACCTCGCGCGCATCTGCCTCGGGGCGGCGCCGGGCCAGACGGCGGTCGGCGACTCCACCACGGTGTGGCTCTACAAGCTGATGCGCGCCGCGGTCGACCACGTCGCCCGCACGGAGCCCGGCCGCACCGAGATCGTCATCGACACCGACAACTTCCCCACCGACCGCTACGTCGCGGAGGGCATCGCGGCCGAGCGTGGGCTGAGCCTGCGCTGGATCGAGGTCGACACCTCCACCGGTGTCACCGCCGACCAGCTCCGTGAGGCCGTCGGGGAGCGCACCGCCCTGGTGGTCCTCAACCACGTCGCCTACCGCTCGGCCTGGCTCGCCGACGCCCCCGAGCTCACCCGGATCGCCCACGACGCCGGCGCGCTCGTGCTGTGGGACCTGTGCCACTCGGCCGGGGCGGTCCCGACGGCGCTCGACGCCTGGGACGTCGACCTGGCCGTCGGCTGCACCTACAAGTACCTCAACGGAGGGCCCGGCTCGCCCGCCTTCGGCTACGTCAACGCCCGACTGCAGGGTGAGCTGACGCAGCCGATCCAGGGGTGGATGGGTCACGCCGACCCGTTCCGGATGGGTCCGGGCTACACCCCGGCGGCCGGCATCCGCCGCTTCATCTCCGGCACGCCGCCGATCCTCGGCATGGTCGCCATGCAGGCGATGCTCGAGCTCGTCGAGGAGGCGGGCCTCGAGGCGATCCGCGCCAAGTCCGTCGCGCTGACGTCGTACGCCGTCGAGCTCGCAGACGCGATGCTGCCCGAGGTCACCCTCGCGTCCCCGCGCGACCCGGCGCAGCGCGGCGGCCACGTCACCCTGCACCACGAGCGGATGCGCGAGGTGACCGCCCGGCTGTGGGAGCAGGACGTGATCCCCGACTACCGCGACCCCGGTGGCCTGCGCATCGGCCTCTCCCCGCTGTCCACGTCGTACGACGAGGTCGAGCGCGGCGTCGCGGCCGTGGCGGAGGCGCTGCGATGA
- a CDS encoding GNAT family N-acetyltransferase — protein sequence MTQNAHRQRIGRPVDWRPVPPPQRVALEGRGVRLEPIGPQHVDDLVSAVCGEDDDPIWTYVFWERPRDRDGMAAIVEHGASDPGQVMYAIVPVETGRAAGFCSLMRIDPEMGSVEVGGIAFGKQLQRSRAATEAMTLLMRHVFDDLGYRRYEWKCDSLNGASRRAAIRLGFIWEGRFRNALVYKGRNRDTDWFSITDLEWPRVRQALDDWLDDRNFDAMGRQRVRLAARPAQPDQPGTEQ from the coding sequence ATGACGCAGAACGCCCACAGACAGCGCATCGGCCGCCCCGTCGACTGGCGACCGGTCCCGCCGCCGCAGCGAGTCGCGCTCGAGGGCAGGGGAGTCCGCCTCGAGCCGATCGGGCCCCAGCACGTCGACGACCTCGTCTCCGCCGTCTGCGGCGAGGACGACGACCCGATCTGGACCTACGTCTTCTGGGAACGGCCCCGCGACCGCGACGGGATGGCCGCGATCGTCGAGCACGGCGCGAGCGACCCCGGCCAGGTGATGTACGCCATCGTGCCCGTGGAGACCGGCCGCGCCGCCGGCTTCTGCTCGCTGATGCGGATCGACCCGGAGATGGGGTCCGTCGAGGTCGGCGGGATCGCCTTCGGCAAGCAGCTGCAGCGCAGCCGGGCCGCGACCGAGGCGATGACGCTGCTGATGCGGCACGTGTTCGACGACCTCGGCTACCGCCGCTACGAGTGGAAGTGCGACAGCCTCAACGGGGCGTCGCGGCGCGCCGCGATCCGGCTGGGCTTCATCTGGGAGGGCCGGTTCCGCAACGCCCTCGTCTACAAGGGCCGCAACCGCGACACCGACTGGTTCTCCATCACCGACCTCGAGTGGCCGCGGGTCAGGCAGGCCCTCGACGACTGGCTCGACGACCGCAACTTCGACGCCATGGGTCGCCAGCGGGTCCGTCTCGCCGCCCGGCCCGCCCAGCCCGACCAGCCCGGCACGGAGCAGTGA
- a CDS encoding VOC family protein yields the protein MDQRVSFITLVVADLDATRRFYVAGLGWEPELDVPGEVIMIRVADKVVLSLWVEQAFVAEVGHAPARGGVPPITLAHNLATTQGVDTVLEQARAAGATVVGEAVQREWGGYTGYFADPDGFRWEVAYNPGEIGQSVLP from the coding sequence ATGGACCAGCGCGTCAGCTTCATCACGCTCGTCGTGGCCGACCTCGACGCCACCCGGCGCTTCTACGTCGCTGGGCTGGGCTGGGAGCCCGAGCTCGACGTGCCCGGTGAGGTGATCATGATCCGGGTCGCCGACAAGGTGGTCCTCAGCCTCTGGGTCGAGCAGGCGTTCGTCGCCGAGGTCGGCCACGCGCCGGCGCGCGGCGGCGTACCTCCCATCACGCTCGCCCACAACCTCGCCACCACGCAGGGGGTCGACACCGTCCTCGAGCAGGCGCGGGCCGCTGGTGCCACGGTGGTCGGCGAGGCGGTCCAGCGCGAGTGGGGCGGCTACACCGGCTACTTCGCCGACCCCGACGGCTTCCGCTGGGAAGTCGCCTACAACCCGGGCGAGATCGGGCAGTCTGTGCTCCCATGA
- the ilvD gene encoding dihydroxy-acid dehydratase, which translates to MTHAANGPDIKPRSRDVTDGLEATAARGMLRAVGMGDDDWEKPQIGVASSWNEITPCNLSLDRLAKAVKNGVHAAGGFPLEFGTISVSDGISMGHEGMHFSLVSREVIADSVETVMMAERLDGSVLLAGCDKSLPGMLMAAARLDLASVFLYAGTIMPGQVDGKDVTIIDAFEAVGACLAGKISREKVDEIERAICPGEGACGGAYTANTMASVAEALGMSLPGSSSPPAVDRRRDGFAHKSGEAVVGMLRQGITARQIMTRPAFENAIAMAMALGGSTNAVLHLLAIAREAEVDLTIDDFTRIGRTVPHLADMKPFGRFVWTDFDRVGGIPVLLRALLDAGHLNGDVLTCTGKTMAENLADLDPKPLDGEILRQLDRPIHATGGLTILKGTLAPEGAVVKSAGFDDSTFTGTARVFDGERKALDALGEGAIKAGDVVVIRYEGPKGGPGMREMLAITGAIKGAGLGKDVLLITDGRFSGGTTGLCVGHIAPEASDGGPIAFLRDGDQITLDVASMTLDVHVDEAELATRAEGWEPLPPKYTRGVLGKYRKVVQSAAHGAVCY; encoded by the coding sequence ATGACGCACGCAGCCAACGGTCCCGACATCAAGCCCCGGAGCCGCGACGTCACCGACGGCCTCGAGGCCACTGCTGCGCGGGGGATGCTCCGCGCGGTGGGCATGGGTGACGACGACTGGGAGAAGCCGCAGATCGGTGTGGCCTCCAGCTGGAACGAGATCACCCCCTGCAACCTCTCGCTCGACCGCCTCGCCAAGGCGGTGAAGAACGGCGTGCACGCGGCCGGTGGCTTCCCGCTCGAGTTCGGCACCATCTCGGTCTCCGACGGCATCTCGATGGGCCACGAGGGGATGCACTTCTCCCTCGTCAGCCGCGAGGTCATCGCGGACTCGGTCGAGACCGTGATGATGGCCGAGCGCCTCGACGGCTCGGTCCTCCTCGCCGGCTGCGACAAGTCGCTGCCCGGCATGCTGATGGCCGCCGCCCGGCTCGACCTGGCCAGCGTCTTCCTCTACGCCGGCACGATCATGCCCGGCCAGGTCGACGGCAAGGACGTGACGATCATCGACGCCTTCGAGGCGGTCGGCGCGTGCCTGGCAGGCAAGATCAGCCGGGAGAAGGTCGACGAGATCGAGCGCGCGATCTGTCCCGGCGAGGGCGCCTGCGGCGGGGCGTACACCGCCAACACCATGGCCAGCGTCGCCGAGGCGCTCGGCATGTCGCTGCCCGGCTCGTCCTCCCCGCCGGCCGTGGACCGTCGCCGCGACGGGTTCGCCCACAAGTCCGGCGAGGCCGTCGTCGGGATGCTGCGCCAGGGCATCACCGCCCGCCAGATCATGACCCGACCCGCCTTCGAGAACGCGATCGCGATGGCGATGGCCCTCGGCGGCTCGACCAATGCCGTCCTGCACCTGCTGGCGATCGCCCGCGAGGCGGAGGTCGACCTCACCATCGACGACTTCACCCGCATCGGCAGGACGGTCCCGCACCTGGCCGACATGAAGCCGTTCGGCCGCTTCGTGTGGACCGACTTCGACCGCGTCGGCGGCATCCCCGTGCTGCTGCGCGCCCTGCTCGACGCCGGTCACCTGAACGGCGACGTGCTCACCTGCACCGGCAAGACGATGGCGGAGAACCTCGCCGACCTCGACCCCAAGCCGCTCGACGGCGAGATCCTGCGCCAGCTCGACCGCCCCATCCACGCCACCGGCGGTCTCACGATCCTCAAGGGCACGCTCGCCCCCGAGGGTGCCGTGGTCAAGAGCGCCGGCTTCGACGACTCCACCTTCACCGGCACCGCGCGCGTCTTCGACGGTGAGCGCAAGGCGCTCGACGCCCTCGGCGAGGGCGCGATCAAGGCCGGCGACGTCGTCGTGATCCGCTACGAGGGTCCCAAGGGCGGACCGGGCATGCGCGAGATGCTGGCCATCACCGGCGCGATCAAGGGCGCCGGACTCGGCAAGGACGTCCTGCTGATCACCGACGGCAGGTTCTCCGGAGGTACGACCGGGCTCTGCGTGGGCCACATCGCGCCCGAGGCCAGCGACGGCGGCCCGATCGCGTTCCTGCGCGACGGTGACCAGATCACCCTCGACGTGGCCAGCATGACCCTCGACGTGCACGTCGACGAGGCCGAGCTGGCCACGCGCGCCGAGGGCTGGGAGCCGCTCCCGCCGAAGTACACCCGCGGCGTGCTGGGCAAGTACCGCAAGGTGGTGCAGTCCGCCGCCCACGGGGCCGTCTGCTACTGA
- a CDS encoding helix-turn-helix domain-containing protein: MGGTTTATAAAAVAAAGVGEPAGWWGEAEWQWYDLGPFEGGIPGMVRRVRRILDVSQRGLAGLLEVSQSVVARWETGRTSPRASVLHAMVRRAGLRERYVAVDSGEEVEPMRDDGARRHGGSRFPAHVDLRVNGWWAPAGLRSSMELWNWVDRSRVRRDPMVRCRTSRWLRRLERLMWGTPDDHPSLRQLAAEAEHRDERRDELLEQRRRHPAA; the protein is encoded by the coding sequence ATGGGCGGTACGACGACGGCAACGGCGGCGGCGGCAGTGGCGGCGGCCGGGGTGGGTGAACCGGCTGGGTGGTGGGGTGAGGCGGAGTGGCAGTGGTACGACCTGGGGCCGTTCGAGGGCGGGATCCCGGGGATGGTGCGCCGGGTCCGGCGGATCCTGGACGTGTCGCAGCGAGGGCTGGCCGGGCTGTTGGAGGTGTCGCAGTCGGTGGTGGCGCGGTGGGAGACCGGACGCACGAGCCCTCGCGCGAGCGTGCTGCACGCGATGGTGCGGAGGGCGGGGCTGCGGGAGCGGTACGTCGCCGTGGACAGCGGGGAGGAGGTCGAGCCGATGCGCGACGACGGTGCCCGCCGGCATGGTGGGAGCCGGTTCCCGGCGCACGTCGACCTACGGGTCAACGGGTGGTGGGCGCCGGCAGGGTTGCGTTCGAGCATGGAGCTGTGGAACTGGGTCGACCGGTCGCGGGTCAGGCGCGACCCGATGGTCCGCTGCCGGACCAGCCGGTGGCTGCGCCGTCTGGAGCGGTTGATGTGGGGCACCCCGGACGACCATCCCTCGCTGCGCCAGCTCGCGGCCGAGGCCGAGCACCGCGACGAGCGACGCGACGAGCTCCTCGAGCAACGCCGCAGGCACCCGGCAGCGTGA